In one Prochlorococcus marinus XMU1404 genomic region, the following are encoded:
- a CDS encoding NAD(P)/FAD-dependent oxidoreductase: protein MEPFDLAVVGGGAAGFMTAITAAENGVKRIIILEGTSKLMEKVRISGGGRCNVTNATWIPNELIENYPRGGIQLLESFNRFAAGDVYDWFEKKGLKLKIEEDLRVFPVSNSSSDVIDCLRKSALSKNVEILTKFFVKEIAKTSDNIFNIFSLKKAKVTAKNIILSTGGNPSGYKLAQNLGHTIVKPVPSLFTFSTKEPNLDECSGVSMRGIDIEINLNNKNFQNRGDLLITHWGFSGPAVLKLSSIAARELYSQKYKFNLIIKWSSLSYEELKEKINYLRLNKGKVNLINSRPVPLLTKRLWIFLLKKIGIDKEKKWADLLADEREKMINTLMRDKYIISGKGPFGEEFVTSGGVKINEVNFKSMESLICPGLFFSGEVLDVDGITGGFNFQHCWTSGWIAGMAVSKLNQSIN from the coding sequence TTGGAACCTTTTGATTTAGCAGTTGTTGGAGGCGGTGCAGCCGGTTTTATGACAGCAATAACTGCTGCTGAAAATGGAGTAAAAAGAATAATAATTCTTGAAGGAACTTCAAAACTTATGGAGAAAGTAAGGATTAGTGGAGGAGGAAGATGTAACGTCACTAATGCGACATGGATACCGAATGAACTAATTGAGAATTACCCCAGAGGTGGAATTCAGCTCTTGGAATCATTTAATCGTTTTGCTGCTGGAGATGTATACGATTGGTTTGAGAAAAAAGGTTTAAAATTAAAAATTGAGGAAGATCTAAGAGTATTCCCAGTGTCTAATTCTTCTTCAGATGTTATTGATTGTTTGAGAAAAAGTGCTTTATCAAAAAACGTAGAGATACTAACAAAATTTTTTGTAAAAGAAATTGCTAAAACTTCAGATAATATATTCAATATTTTTAGTCTTAAAAAAGCAAAGGTAACTGCAAAAAATATTATTCTTTCAACTGGAGGTAATCCAAGCGGATATAAATTAGCTCAAAATCTTGGACACACCATTGTTAAACCTGTACCATCGCTTTTTACTTTTTCCACAAAAGAACCAAATTTGGATGAATGTAGTGGGGTATCGATGAGGGGAATAGATATAGAAATTAATTTAAACAATAAAAATTTTCAAAATAGAGGCGATTTACTAATAACGCATTGGGGGTTTAGTGGGCCAGCAGTATTAAAACTTTCATCAATTGCAGCAAGGGAACTTTATAGCCAAAAATATAAATTTAATTTAATCATTAAATGGTCTTCTTTAAGTTATGAGGAGTTAAAAGAAAAAATTAATTATTTAAGATTAAATAAAGGCAAGGTGAATCTTATTAATAGTAGACCTGTTCCACTATTAACAAAAAGATTATGGATTTTTTTATTAAAGAAAATAGGTATTGATAAAGAGAAAAAGTGGGCTGATTTACTGGCGGATGAAAGAGAGAAAATGATAAATACTCTAATGAGGGATAAATATATAATTTCGGGCAAAGGTCCATTTGGCGAGGAATTTGTTACTTCCGGAGGCGTAAAAATTAATGAGGTTAATTTTAAAAGTATGGAGAGCTTAATTTGTCCAGGGTTATTTTTTTCTGGAGAAGTTTTGGATGTTGATGGGATCACTGGTGGATTTAATTTTCAACATTGTTGGACAAGTGGATGGATCGCTGGGATGGCAGTCTCAAAGTTAAATCAATCAATAAATTAA
- a CDS encoding DMT family transporter, producing MIGILSAFGAATSWTYACFIWRSQTQKYKSIDINLIKNIIAFLIFIPAFINLSSTTELKNIFILLMSGIIGIGLGDTFYLKSLQTIGTRKTLSIETLSPLMAALSGEFFINENLTTKSWVGIIIVTISLFIILRKGNDFKEENSSFSEKNNFKIFAFPFLSVLCAVLGGLLSRMVFLQSNLSPLLTTEIRLLGAIIFLISLKGFKINFFLKNIDKKQQKRFFISILLGTNVGIFLQQVVFKTLPIGVGWALLSISPVISLFFAKTEEREITKKITFFTCFLFFGLTLIIV from the coding sequence TTGATTGGAATCCTTTCTGCTTTTGGAGCTGCTACATCTTGGACATATGCATGCTTTATTTGGCGCTCGCAAACTCAAAAATATAAATCAATAGATATTAATTTAATAAAAAATATAATAGCTTTTTTAATTTTTATACCTGCTTTTATCAATCTAAGTTCTACAACTGAATTAAAAAACATATTTATCCTACTAATGAGTGGAATAATAGGTATTGGTTTAGGTGATACTTTCTATTTAAAGTCACTACAAACAATTGGCACAAGAAAAACTTTATCTATAGAAACTCTTTCTCCGTTAATGGCAGCTTTATCAGGGGAATTTTTTATTAATGAAAATTTAACAACTAAATCATGGGTTGGAATAATTATAGTAACGATTTCGCTATTCATAATTCTCAGAAAAGGTAACGATTTTAAAGAGGAAAACTCCTCTTTCTCAGAAAAAAATAACTTTAAGATTTTTGCTTTTCCTTTTTTATCAGTTTTATGTGCTGTTCTTGGAGGTCTTTTATCAAGGATGGTTTTCCTTCAAAGCAATTTATCTCCTTTACTTACAACTGAAATAAGATTATTAGGTGCAATAATTTTTTTAATTAGTCTAAAAGGATTTAAGATTAATTTTTTCTTAAAAAACATAGACAAAAAACAACAAAAAAGATTTTTTATTTCAATACTTCTTGGAACAAATGTAGGAATATTTCTACAACAAGTTGTGTTTAAAACCCTTCCCATAGGAGTAGGATGGGCTTTATTAAGCATATCTCCAGTAATTTCCTTATTTTTTGCTAAGACTGAGGAAAGAGAAATTACCAAAAAAATAACATTTTTTACTTGTTTTTTATTTTTTGGCTTGACATTAATAATTGTTTAA
- a CDS encoding cupin domain-containing protein, translated as MKVLITSPCSASVIIQYGIKSWPIWECEPSKFQWNYDDKEICLIIEGKAKISTQNGDIYLIKAGDLVEFPAGLNCEWEVTKSIKKHYRLGS; from the coding sequence GTGAAAGTTCTAATAACTTCGCCCTGTAGTGCAAGCGTAATAATTCAGTATGGAATAAAAAGTTGGCCTATTTGGGAATGTGAGCCAAGCAAATTTCAATGGAATTACGATGATAAGGAAATTTGCTTAATTATTGAAGGTAAAGCGAAAATAAGTACCCAAAACGGTGACATTTACTTGATTAAAGCTGGAGATCTAGTTGAGTTTCCTGCTGGACTTAACTGCGAATGGGAAGTAACCAAAAGTATTAAAAAACATTATCGATTGGGTAGCTAA
- a CDS encoding DUF805 domain-containing protein — MFNDFLNAYKEFWIKATDFKGFTSRSDWWLVQLANLIISFLTIPIFLKTFGFNVYGIVCIIPQIAIDVRRIKDFGKDWKWIFINLIPILGWILWFIWLGFGKTGNGKNKLI, encoded by the coding sequence ATGTTTAATGACTTTTTAAACGCATATAAAGAGTTTTGGATTAAAGCTACAGACTTCAAGGGATTCACATCTCGATCGGACTGGTGGTTAGTTCAACTAGCGAATCTTATAATTTCTTTCCTAACTATCCCAATATTTTTAAAAACGTTTGGATTCAATGTTTATGGCATAGTTTGTATCATTCCTCAAATAGCTATTGATGTAAGAAGAATCAAAGATTTTGGAAAAGATTGGAAATGGATCTTTATTAATTTAATACCTATCTTAGGATGGATCTTGTGGTTCATCTGGCTAGGCTTTGGTAAGACTGGTAATGGGAAAAATAAACTTATATAG
- a CDS encoding restriction endonuclease subunit S, which produces MKKIINKKNNKNEPWFKWLTRELNSYEAFQDFESGKNPRDVAEDFISRNSNAISEVFENFDEEDKDTLDQFLKLTECEMHVFRILEKQIELRKKVRFVDFKKKKKLRS; this is translated from the coding sequence ATGAAGAAAATCATAAATAAAAAAAATAATAAAAATGAACCATGGTTTAAATGGTTAACGAGAGAACTCAATTCTTATGAAGCTTTTCAGGATTTTGAATCAGGCAAGAATCCACGAGATGTAGCAGAGGATTTTATTTCTAGAAATAGTAATGCTATTTCAGAAGTTTTCGAGAATTTTGATGAAGAAGATAAAGATACACTCGATCAGTTTCTTAAATTAACCGAATGCGAGATGCATGTGTTTAGAATTCTTGAAAAACAAATAGAGTTAAGAAAAAAGGTAAGATTTGTAGATTTTAAAAAAAAGAAAAAATTGAGGAGTTAA
- a CDS encoding M protein, translated as MSIPFYDFPSSPILIIGALGIAVAIAVFFVSYQKYFNSPLNKELAEKKKALIKEQKELNERLEKIEQDLKNL; from the coding sequence TTGTCAATTCCATTTTACGACTTTCCTTCATCTCCAATTTTAATAATTGGTGCTCTTGGCATTGCAGTAGCAATAGCAGTTTTTTTTGTCTCTTACCAAAAATATTTCAATTCTCCTTTGAATAAAGAGCTTGCAGAAAAGAAAAAAGCCTTAATTAAGGAACAAAAAGAATTAAATGAAAGATTAGAAAAAATAGAACAAGATTTAAAAAATTTATAA
- a CDS encoding fatty acid desaturase has product MLKVNRVDFLIKPFLKRNNIRASYQIISTIFPIFSIWSIVHQIINQPFSLLIKGFLLIPFLVLLTLFSSRTFSLMHDCGHNSLFTKRKLNRFFGFLLGLVNGIPQKSWSIDHAFHHRNNGNWEIYKGPIDVLSLEDYNSLSKREQIFYKVSRSWLMLFPGGFYYLVLKPRLGLCIIFFNLTKDILKETFIKIKNRDFTELLIINSRVKPPFSDYGDNFGELFELIINNIVVIIWWIFMSKWLGLLFFLSFYSIVLTLSAAILICVFFVQHNYKNAYAKSTKNWDLVDGAILGSSNLNIPNWLNWFLADISFHSIHHLSERIPNYNLRACHKANIHLLNQAKFLKLSDFPDCFRYIIWDKENEKLIQVN; this is encoded by the coding sequence ATGCTTAAAGTAAATAGAGTTGATTTTTTAATAAAACCATTTTTAAAAAGAAATAATATTAGAGCTTCTTATCAAATTATTTCTACCATCTTCCCAATCTTTTCTATTTGGTCAATCGTCCACCAAATAATAAATCAACCTTTTTCATTATTGATTAAAGGATTTCTATTAATACCTTTTTTAGTTCTTCTAACTCTATTTTCTTCTCGAACGTTCTCATTAATGCATGATTGCGGTCATAATTCTCTTTTTACAAAACGGAAATTAAACCGCTTTTTTGGATTTTTACTTGGATTGGTTAATGGTATTCCCCAGAAATCATGGTCAATTGATCATGCATTTCATCACAGAAATAATGGGAATTGGGAAATTTATAAAGGTCCCATAGATGTTTTAAGTCTTGAAGATTATAATTCTCTCTCAAAAAGAGAACAAATATTTTACAAAGTAAGTCGTAGTTGGTTAATGCTTTTCCCTGGTGGCTTTTATTACTTAGTTTTAAAACCTAGATTGGGACTATGTATTATTTTTTTTAATTTAACTAAAGATATATTGAAAGAGACTTTTATCAAAATAAAAAACAGAGATTTTACTGAACTTTTAATTATAAATTCAAGAGTTAAACCACCTTTTTCTGATTATGGAGATAATTTTGGTGAACTATTTGAATTAATAATAAATAACATAGTAGTAATAATCTGGTGGATTTTTATGAGTAAATGGCTTGGATTACTTTTTTTCTTATCATTTTATTCAATAGTGTTAACCCTTTCAGCCGCAATTCTAATATGTGTGTTTTTTGTTCAACATAACTATAAGAATGCATATGCTAAAAGTACAAAAAATTGGGACCTCGTCGATGGAGCGATTTTGGGTAGTAGCAATTTAAATATACCTAATTGGCTTAATTGGTTTTTAGCAGACATATCCTTCCACAGTATTCATCACCTCTCTGAGAGAATACCAAATTACAATTTAAGAGCATGTCATAAAGCAAATATTCATTTACTGAATCAAGCAAAGTTTTTAAAATTAAGCGATTTTCCAGACTGCTTTAGATATATTATTTGGGATAAAGAGAATGAAAAATTGATCCAAGTAAATTAA
- a CDS encoding fatty acid desaturase: MSNIKLSGLKGQALVIENKDIPSLKEFQDVIPNHYLNCDTISSLRYLLQSTLIQLLVVAIGLSIPLTPRMIPIWIVYSLLSGTTAMGFWVIAHECGHGAFSKNKTLETIIGYSLHSFLLVPYFSWQRSHAIHHRFTNNVTNGETHVPLVIKGNGVTEKGGGEKEINFLNSIGKKNYGILQLLLHLIFGWPAYLLTGSTGGVKYGTSNHFWPIKPFSRSLWPSIWTKKVWISDIGVALMILAISLFVFKYGLFPVIAIYFGPLLVVNGWLVVYTWLHHTDSDVPHLSNTEFSFMRGAFLSIDRPYGKILNFLHHNIGSSHVVHHVCPTIPHYHAKKATLLIKRAFKKVYLFNPDPIPKALWNIACNCVAVKSDNEGEIYVWQSSYNKKD; this comes from the coding sequence TTGAGTAATATAAAATTATCAGGTCTTAAAGGCCAAGCGCTTGTAATAGAGAATAAAGATATTCCAAGCTTAAAAGAATTTCAAGATGTTATACCTAATCACTATTTAAACTGCGACACAATTTCCTCTCTAAGGTATCTTTTACAATCAACTTTAATTCAATTATTAGTAGTCGCAATAGGTTTATCTATTCCATTAACTCCAAGAATGATCCCAATTTGGATCGTTTACTCATTATTATCAGGCACCACTGCGATGGGATTTTGGGTAATTGCCCATGAATGTGGTCATGGTGCATTTTCTAAAAACAAGACTTTGGAAACCATAATCGGATATTCACTTCATTCATTTCTACTAGTTCCTTATTTTTCTTGGCAGCGTTCTCATGCAATTCATCATCGATTCACAAATAATGTAACAAATGGCGAAACCCACGTTCCCTTAGTTATTAAGGGAAATGGAGTTACTGAGAAAGGTGGAGGAGAAAAAGAAATAAATTTTTTGAATTCTATAGGTAAAAAAAATTACGGAATTCTTCAACTTCTATTACATCTAATATTTGGCTGGCCTGCTTATTTACTTACAGGTAGTACTGGAGGTGTTAAATATGGGACTTCAAATCATTTTTGGCCAATTAAACCATTTTCTAGATCATTATGGCCATCAATATGGACTAAGAAAGTTTGGATATCAGATATTGGTGTAGCTTTAATGATTTTAGCTATTTCTTTATTTGTTTTTAAGTATGGATTGTTTCCTGTAATTGCAATCTATTTTGGCCCTTTATTAGTAGTTAATGGTTGGTTAGTAGTATATACATGGCTTCATCATACAGATTCAGATGTGCCTCATCTTTCAAATACAGAATTTTCTTTCATGAGAGGAGCATTTCTATCTATTGACAGGCCTTACGGTAAGATTCTTAATTTTCTCCATCATAATATAGGTTCAAGCCATGTCGTTCATCATGTTTGTCCCACCATTCCTCATTACCATGCAAAAAAAGCGACTTTATTAATTAAAAGGGCTTTTAAAAAAGTTTATCTTTTTAATCCTGACCCCATACCCAAAGCTCTTTGGAATATTGCTTGTAATTGCGTTGCTGTAAAATCAGATAATGAAGGAGAAATATATGTCTGGCAATCTTCGTACAACAAAAAAGATTAA
- a CDS encoding DUF938 domain-containing protein: MDNRLFFSATQRNRNYIGDVLSRIIKKNGSVLEIGSGSGEHGVVFQKRFPEIIWQTSDPELVHRKSISSWIDYEGLNKKMPQPIELDVKKFPWKIPLELANSLQGIVSINMIHIAQWKCTVDLFRGSGKLLNEGQFLILYGPFKIGNKHTSQSNYFFDNSLKVKNDLWGIRNLEEVSDEAKKNGFFQENIINMPANNYSIIYKKVFN; encoded by the coding sequence TTGGATAATAGACTTTTTTTTTCGGCAACTCAAAGGAATAGAAATTATATTGGGGATGTACTATCAAGAATCATAAAAAAAAATGGTTCAGTATTGGAAATTGGAAGTGGAAGTGGTGAACATGGAGTGGTTTTTCAAAAACGCTTTCCTGAAATAATTTGGCAAACAAGTGATCCAGAATTAGTACATAGAAAAAGTATAAGTTCTTGGATTGATTATGAAGGATTAAACAAGAAAATGCCCCAGCCTATTGAACTTGATGTAAAAAAATTTCCTTGGAAGATTCCTTTAGAACTCGCAAATTCATTGCAAGGAATAGTTTCTATAAATATGATTCACATAGCGCAATGGAAATGTACTGTAGATCTCTTTAGGGGGTCAGGAAAATTACTTAATGAGGGACAATTTCTTATATTGTATGGGCCATTTAAAATTGGCAATAAGCATACAAGTCAAAGTAATTATTTTTTTGATAATTCATTAAAAGTTAAGAATGACCTATGGGGTATTAGAAATCTTGAGGAAGTTAGTGATGAAGCTAAAAAAAATGGTTTTTTTCAAGAAAATATTATTAATATGCCTGCAAATAATTATTCAATAATTTACAAAAAAGTTTTTAATTAA
- a CDS encoding high light inducible protein, with product MTPEAERFNGWAAMLGFVAAVGAYVTTGQIIPGWF from the coding sequence ATGACTCCAGAAGCAGAACGTTTTAATGGTTGGGCAGCAATGTTAGGTTTTGTTGCAGCTGTTGGCGCATACGTAACAACAGGCCAAATTATCCCTGGTTGGTTCTAA
- a CDS encoding high light inducible protein: MKNNDPKIVEKEKIIAEKLNGRFAMLGFIALIGAYLTTGQIIPGFI; encoded by the coding sequence ATGAAAAATAATGATCCAAAAATAGTAGAAAAAGAAAAGATCATAGCTGAAAAGCTAAATGGGAGATTTGCTATGTTAGGTTTTATAGCCCTAATTGGTGCATATTTAACAACTGGTCAAATAATTCCTGGCTTTATCTAA
- a CDS encoding high light inducible protein translates to MSKSGITNESGGRQNMFPSETRPYIDESVSYDGYPQNAEKINGRWAMVGFVALIGSYVTTGQIIPGIF, encoded by the coding sequence ATGTCAAAATCAGGAATAACTAATGAATCGGGCGGAAGACAAAACATGTTCCCTTCTGAAACAAGGCCCTATATTGATGAATCTGTATCTTACGATGGGTATCCTCAAAATGCAGAAAAAATTAATGGCAGATGGGCTATGGTAGGCTTCGTTGCACTAATTGGGTCTTATGTAACAACAGGCCAAATTATACCTGGAATTTTCTAA
- a CDS encoding LptF/LptG family permease: protein MKLSNQSLIKKAVNKIITPWYSIALIDRWLLGQIIPPMVFAISAFTVISLSVGVMFDLIRKIVEYGLPLLEALKALIYSLPSFLVLSFPMAVLLSTLLSFGKLSANSELLALRSLGITTSRIIAPAIAVSIFMTGLTFYFNDNLVPNSNKLAESTLRSGIGSSFNQGKNKNNIIFTRKGSRIDPDNQATKINTYLTHIFYASRFENNIMKKVTVLDFSRENIKQILTANSATFDKDNSSWVFTDGNIVSTDNIGQTTNIKFKQYIYPFVEGPLDLAKVPKDASDMSLKEALEAERIYKKIGDLKQIRKIQVRIQEKFTLPCACLVFGLIGSILGCKSNLRSSKSQGFGLSVILILIYYLISFISSSFGVKGLLPPIIAAWFPVVFSIGGSFYFLKRTSI from the coding sequence TTGAAACTCTCAAATCAATCACTTATTAAAAAAGCCGTTAACAAAATAATCACTCCCTGGTATTCAATAGCTTTAATAGATAGATGGTTATTAGGTCAAATAATACCTCCAATGGTATTTGCTATTTCCGCGTTTACCGTGATTTCTCTTTCGGTAGGTGTAATGTTTGATTTAATAAGAAAAATAGTTGAGTATGGCTTACCTTTATTAGAAGCTTTAAAAGCTTTAATTTATAGTCTTCCAAGCTTTTTAGTATTATCTTTTCCAATGGCTGTTTTGTTGTCCACACTATTATCTTTTGGAAAACTATCAGCCAATTCTGAATTATTAGCTTTAAGGTCATTAGGAATAACAACTTCACGAATTATTGCTCCAGCAATTGCTGTTTCAATATTCATGACAGGTTTAACTTTTTATTTCAATGATAATTTAGTTCCCAATAGTAATAAGCTTGCTGAATCTACTTTAAGATCCGGAATAGGAAGTTCTTTCAATCAAGGCAAAAATAAAAATAACATTATTTTTACTAGAAAAGGATCAAGAATAGATCCTGACAATCAGGCAACGAAAATCAATACATACCTAACTCATATTTTCTATGCCTCTCGATTTGAAAACAACATTATGAAAAAAGTTACAGTTTTAGACTTTTCTAGAGAAAATATAAAGCAGATACTTACTGCAAATAGCGCTACTTTTGATAAAGATAATTCTTCTTGGGTTTTCACAGATGGAAATATTGTTTCAACTGATAATATTGGTCAAACAACGAATATTAAATTCAAACAATATATATATCCTTTCGTTGAAGGCCCATTAGATCTTGCGAAAGTACCCAAGGATGCTAGCGATATGTCTTTAAAAGAAGCATTAGAAGCAGAAAGAATATATAAAAAAATTGGAGATCTTAAACAGATTAGAAAGATTCAAGTAAGAATTCAAGAAAAATTCACTTTACCTTGTGCCTGTTTGGTCTTTGGATTGATTGGTAGTATTTTGGGATGTAAATCTAATTTAAGGTCTTCAAAAAGTCAGGGATTTGGATTGAGTGTAATTCTAATATTAATTTATTATTTGATATCTTTTATATCCAGTTCTTTTGGTGTTAAGGGATTACTTCCTCCAATCATTGCAGCTTGGTTTCCAGTCGTATTTTCTATAGGAGGTAGTTTTTACTTTTTAAAAAGAACCTCTATATAA
- a CDS encoding pectate lyase translates to MSEMRTPWGSISSKVSLFPIYYLIFIYGFVYILPFGENFIGTTWFDLLKKEDGPLEWLQFSQFFIASLMGFFIFYRSKKKKSINALIWLFFSIFCFLISAEEISWGERITGFTLNSISELSIQGETNFHNLPFFHNILLDPLLHVLCIFLGWVGWRKWPNLNSLPSRKYSLFFLLVSLFFAYYDLSWASTVQHIRNDQEIFEFLLSTGIFLHFWGEFKTIKKLK, encoded by the coding sequence ATGTCTGAAATGAGAACACCATGGGGTTCAATATCCTCAAAAGTTAGTTTATTCCCAATTTACTATTTGATATTTATTTATGGTTTTGTGTACATATTGCCTTTTGGTGAAAATTTTATTGGAACAACTTGGTTTGATTTATTGAAAAAAGAAGATGGTCCTTTGGAATGGTTGCAGTTTAGTCAATTTTTTATTGCTTCTCTAATGGGCTTTTTTATTTTCTATAGATCTAAAAAAAAGAAATCCATAAATGCATTGATATGGTTATTTTTCAGTATATTTTGTTTCCTAATTTCTGCTGAAGAAATAAGTTGGGGTGAAAGGATTACAGGTTTTACATTGAATTCAATATCAGAATTAAGTATCCAAGGTGAGACAAATTTCCATAATCTTCCTTTCTTTCATAATATTCTTCTTGATCCCCTATTGCATGTTTTATGCATCTTTTTAGGTTGGGTTGGATGGAGAAAATGGCCCAATTTAAATTCTTTACCTAGTAGAAAATATAGTTTGTTTTTTTTATTGGTATCTTTATTTTTTGCTTATTATGATCTCTCCTGGGCTTCAACAGTTCAACATATTAGAAATGATCAAGAAATTTTCGAATTTCTCTTATCAACTGGAATCTTTTTGCATTTTTGGGGAGAATTTAAAACTATTAAAAAACTTAAATAA
- a CDS encoding carbon storage regulator CsrA — protein MFKNLLLTFFLFSCAFITIYPVKKEKINLIDYCYSLEKILSRNSLVKSKNVSEKYKTFAKDITLFGTNKTKGELVNKIIDAYKNSKKSLIINFVPNQIYCLGGYWIEQVNPGTFQTIFYEKSKQRVNQYKNIKKEVDQFIKDINSEYESIEKKINDYF, from the coding sequence ATGTTTAAGAATTTACTTTTAACTTTTTTTTTATTTTCTTGTGCTTTCATAACTATTTATCCTGTAAAAAAAGAAAAAATTAATTTAATTGATTATTGTTATTCTCTTGAAAAGATACTTTCTAGAAATTCATTAGTAAAAAGTAAAAATGTTTCAGAGAAGTATAAGACTTTTGCAAAAGATATTACTTTGTTTGGTACTAATAAAACTAAAGGAGAACTAGTTAATAAGATAATCGATGCATATAAAAATTCGAAGAAATCATTAATTATAAATTTTGTGCCTAATCAAATTTATTGTTTGGGAGGGTATTGGATTGAGCAGGTGAATCCAGGAACATTTCAAACTATTTTCTATGAGAAAAGCAAACAAAGAGTAAATCAATATAAGAATATTAAAAAAGAAGTCGATCAATTTATTAAAGACATTAACTCTGAATATGAATCTATAGAAAAAAAAATTAATGATTACTTTTAG
- a CDS encoding DoxX family protein, translating to MKNSIFKNKGIKSFVDFLSRLSISAIFISAIPGKINGFEGTVKYISSKGIPDPISSILLIGAIICLILGSGFFIFGENQKIGSVFLLLFLIPTTIIFHIFPFHPRAVLMNLGLIGGIIITAIREPI from the coding sequence ATGAAGAATTCTATTTTTAAAAATAAAGGTATAAAATCTTTTGTAGATTTCTTATCAAGATTATCAATTTCGGCAATATTTATCTCAGCTATACCAGGTAAAATAAATGGTTTTGAAGGAACAGTTAAATATATTTCTTCAAAAGGTATTCCAGATCCCATTTCATCTATTCTTCTAATTGGGGCGATTATATGTCTTATCTTGGGTTCTGGTTTTTTCATATTTGGAGAAAATCAAAAAATTGGTTCAGTATTTTTATTACTTTTTCTTATTCCTACAACAATAATTTTTCATATATTCCCTTTCCATCCAAGAGCTGTGCTTATGAATCTTGGATTGATAGGTGGAATAATTATTACTGCAATAAGAGAACCAATATAA
- a CDS encoding 3-phosphoshikimate 1-carboxyvinyltransferase, producing MSSIERKALILKKMKALGLEAGSGIPGKKYDSKEVYELIHIANIFQELRNKK from the coding sequence ATGTCTAGTATTGAAAGAAAAGCATTGATCTTAAAGAAGATGAAAGCTTTAGGACTAGAAGCGGGGAGTGGAATTCCAGGTAAAAAATATGATAGTAAAGAGGTTTATGAATTAATTCATATTGCGAATATTTTCCAGGAATTAAGAAATAAGAAATAA